The following nucleotide sequence is from Aspergillus luchuensis IFO 4308 DNA, chromosome 1, nearly complete sequence.
ATCATGCGGGAGCAAGCCAGATTCTTTTAAGTGGAGATGTCCGCTTATTCTTTCTTGTACATGTCAGGTTGCTGCAATGGTGTAGTGTCATAGAATCTCGTACTGCTTTTCAATGCCTCTAAACGCAGACAGAAGCTAGCTGGAAATGACAATTAGCTGTTTATCTGAGCTCGACTGGCAGGAATGGGTTGCTGGTCGCAAAACAAATAGCTTCAGAATTGAGTCCTTGAATAAGCGACGAAGAGCCGCCGGCTCGATTAGATTTACATAGATAGCTACTAACTAATCAAGATTATCTCAGAGAAGTGAGGCATTATGTCACTTTATTGACGGGTGGGGTCGCCTCAGGCAGAGAATGATGGCATCCGCACGTGCGTGTTGCACCGGCTCGAATGGAAACGCTTTTCTTTGGCGCTACACATGATTCACTAAACTAAGTGATTGTACCTGAATCTTCAGCACCTTGCTACCGCGCTCATCTGGACCTGAATAGGCCCGTTTCACGCCAGTGCTCGGGTGACTCTATCTTACCGAGAACGTTCTCGAACTTGTCTAACCGCCACTACTGAAAGTTTTGGGCCTCTGCGGGGAACCGATACGTGGTAAGTCCAAGCTTCAATATCGCGACACTGCCTCTTTGACAAGGAAGCTCACTCTATCGCGCCCTCCTCAGACATCGAATCGATTCCAATAATCATCTCAACGAGTTTTCAACATGTCATCCGCCGTTGTGCACAGCGACGACCTCATGGAGCCCACGCTCCAGTCGGTGGTGAATCAGAAGACCTTGCGCTGGATCTTTGTCGGCGGTAAAGGAGGTGTCGGCAAGACTACGACTTCCTGCTCTCTTGCAATTCAGCTTGCTAAAGTTCGCAAATctgtcctcctcatctccaccgACCCCGCGCACAACCTTAGCGATGCCTTCGGTCAGAAGTTCGGAAAGGAGGCCCGGCTGGTTGATGGATACTCGAACTTGAGCGCTATGGAGATCGACCCTAACGGCAGTATTCAAGATCTCCTGGCTAGTGGTGAAGGCCAGGGCGACGACCCTCTGTCTGGtatgggtgttggtggaatGATGCAGGATCTTGCGTTCAGTGTACGTGACGCACCAGTGCTGCTGACCAGCAGAATAACATTGCTCTCGTGAAAGATGGCTGATTGTAGCAGATCCCCGGTGTTGATGAAGCTATGTCTTTTGCCGAAGTCCTGAAGCAGGTCAAGTCGCTGTCCTACGAAGTTATTGTGTTTGACACTGCGCCGACCGGTCACAccctccgcttcctccaGTTCCCTACTGTCCTAGAGAAGGCTCTCGCCAAGCTGTCGCAGCTGTCCTCTCAGTTTGGTCCCATGCTGAACTCGATCCTTGGTTCTCGTGGTGGTCTGCCCGGCGGTCAAAACATCGATGAATTGTTGCAGAAGATGGAGTCTCTGAGGGAGACTATCAGCGAGGTCAACTCGCAGTTCAAGGACGCTGATCTGACTACCTTCGTCTGTGTTTGCATTGCGGAATTCTTGTCCCTCTACGAAACCGAGCGCATGATCCAGGAGCTCACAAGTTACAACATCGATACCCATGCCATTGTGGTCAACCAGCTCCTGTTCCCCAAGCAAAGCAGTGAGTGCGAACAATGTAATGCAcggaggaagatgcagaagaagtacTTGGAGCAGATTGAAGAGTTGTATGAAGACTTCAACGTGGTTAggatgccattgctggtTGAGGAAGTCAGAGGCAAGGAGAAGCTTGAGAAGTAAGTCGACCCCCAGATATCCGGTTGTGAGAAGCATCAGGATGGCTAACCAGTCCACAGATTCAGCGACATGCTTGTGAACCCGTATGTACCCCCGGAGGGCAACTGAGGCGGATTAGCGGAGAGTTTTCAATTCAAGATTTGCTGCGAACGTTGTTTATTTGGACGAGTCATGAAAAGAGTATAGACTATAATATACGAAGCGAGAAGATGCAAGCGTGAAGATGCATTCATTGGAAAATTGTCAATCTAGCCATCCTGAACCGTGTTGAATGAGTTTGATTAGCTCAATGCTCCCCTTCTGTGCCTTCCTTTCCATCACACCTGACTTTGCTTCTCTAATTCTCCGAACGCCTCACTGTCGCCTTGTCGAGGTTCCCACTAGCTACCTCTGCAGATCTTCAGGGATGAGATTGTGACCAGGGCTAGATCATTTGTGGGTCTTCCGCCTCAGGACAGGGACACTGTCAAGCAATCACCTTCCTCCTGTCCACTTGCAAGCTTGATTTCTCGATCCTCAGccgcctttttctttcaccTGCCCCGGCGTAGCCCCAAGATcgcagcttctgcttcggtCACAATCCGCTATTAAGAAACCCGGGAGTAAGTTAGCGAGCTTATTTCCTGATGTATTCATCATCGTTCCTTGATCTAGGAAGTTCTAACACTTTTCTTCAGCCTCACCTTCAGTCCCTTGCCGAATAAAACCTGCAGTCACTATAAGAGGACAAATAAAAGCAACGATCTGAGGCAGGGATGAAGCTGCCCAGTTCGTGGATATTGCGACACCATTGGAGAACACAGGGCCTTCCCTGTCCACAGGCAAACGGTGGGAGAGGTAGGCATCTGCGCTTCGAATATCTAAGGCTTGGTGAGTGAGGTGAAGCCTCACCCCCAGCTAACTATTCAGCTGAATACCAATTGGTTTGCCATGTCGCATCGCTTTCTCTTTATCTGGGCCCACAATAATCGATGGCTAGGCTGGGTCTAGCCTCATACGATTCTGTGAGCCATACCAGGTGTACAGCTTTATTTACCCCCTTTATTGGCTGTCACAACAGTGGCAGTCACTTTCCGGCGCTTGTTAGGCTTGATGAGTGACTGAAAAAGAGGAAGCCGGAGCCCTGTTGAGGAGGACATGGTCAGCTAGACTGGCTCATGCAAGCGTGGCTGACTACCAAATCAGATTCGCCCAAGCCCTGATGCAGGTGACCCCTAGCTAAGGCTAAAGGCCACAGATATCGCCGCGAAGATTGGCTATACAGGAAGGGGACAATGGATCTCCGGGTCTAATTCCATGTAGGATCGTGTCCCTGCCCATTCTGTCTTCAACGATCGTCAAGCTTAGCTCGGCCCAGCAAGGACAGTATCAACGGTCTGAGACGAACTCCGAGGCATAAATTTCTGTGCTACGATTTTTCGTGGGTACAGGCTACATGGTCAATCATGCCACGACGCTTAGATGCTCCCTTTAGATGATGCATCTCTAGTCTAGACCTCGGAATCTGCGACAATAAGTGACAACTATGCTGTATCCACCCGATATACAGATAACACCGACTACAGCCCCGATAAACTTTGCAGAGCGATTACAGGTCAAATTAAGGACCCCGGAAATAAAAACAAGAAGTAATCGGGCCGAACACTATGACTCAAGCTGCCGCTGAGAGCCGCGGGCACAAACAGTCCGGTCGGCTAAGTGGGATACAGTATGGCATGGCCTCATAGATCTGCGAACAACCCGGTCTGTATAAATGGCTCCAGGCTCATGCAGGTGTCACCGGCTATGAGGACGTCTGGACTCGAGACGCAAGAAATTCCGAAATGTACGAAACCATTTTGGGGCTGCAAGATCTAGGGGAGTCGCCAATAAACTTCGAGCAAGCATACTAGCTGCATCCGAAACGCTCGGTCCATGGAGCCACGGCATCACACATACAGACTCTACTACATACCTACATCTCCGACCACTTCAGTGGTGCATGTTCACCGCAGGAATAGCCAAGCTGTGGAAATACAGAGGCACGCGAGAAGGTGGGCGCAATATCCTTCGATTTGCGGAAATTATCAGTCTTCCCTTGGGGGGTGCCCAAGCCTCACTTTTACCGACGCAAAGGGGTTGGATGAAAGAGTGAGGCGAGTTTTCCCCGGAATCGGACGTGAGCAGCAGGCCTTGCAGCCGTTCCATTTTGCTCGCAAAAGAGTCTATGTAAAAAGCCACATTCGCAAAGGCGCAGTCTTGACTGGAAGAAAATTCGCTGGGCCGATGGCGGGCATGCTGATCAGCATCCTAAGTGATGGAGCCCACTATGTACAGTCACATTGCCCTAGGGCATTCCGACACCTTTGAGAGAGACATCCACATCGAACCCACCGAGGCGTGACGAATGAATCTTATGTCCGTTtgttatcttcttcttcctttttccttgcATGACCAGAAACCCGAAGCTAGCTATATATATGGGGTCCCTAGAAGAGAGTTCCAGTTCCAATCGAATGGTCGTCATGATCGAAAGTAGTCCACTCTATTCAATTCAAAATCTAGTATACAACACAAACACAGCACTACATCACTCACACTCACTACATCCCTCACACTACTTACTCCCCTATACTTAACTGAACTTACTACAACCTCACGGAGATGTCTCAAGTACAACAATACTGGCTCCCAGGATACGGACTGTCCCGTCATATAGTCTTAGGCCACATACAATATTTTCTAGGGCCAACAGCCAGCGTCAGGCCATATTCATACCAGGTAGAGACAATATACCACAGCCACATACACAAAACACCTAGAACCAAACACACTCTTCTAACACATGAACCGAACAACCTCCAGGGACGCGACGGCTACCTAATAGTCGGTGTACCACTTACAAGAGTGCGTCCCTAACTCCCCCTACTCCTcgtttcccttccccccttccccccttcccccaccAACCAAACTAAATATGAATCAATAGGAACAAATCGACGACCTAGCAACTATGTCCCGAGAATACGAACGTCAAGAATCCCTCCGAATGGCAGGTGACTCAGCCAgccccaccgccgccgccacttTCGGCAGACACGAACCCTATATCAATGAGATTGTACCCGTCAGGAGTTCGGGGAGGAGAAGTagggcaccaccaccaccgctgtcatcatcatcatcatcaacgtcGCAGATGATGGATTATGAACCGAGACGGAGTCGATGAAGTGGGTTGGATGGAAcatgagagagaaaagaggggggaggaagggatgggTTGTCCTCTTTTTATGATAATGGTTTAATGCTGGTTTTCTTGGGTCTTTCTGGTAGCGGGGATATTTGTGGTTTGATTTTTTTACTACTAGTTGTTGGTTCAGTTCTACAGATACCTTTTGTTACTACTATATGGGAGTGGTAATTGTTTTGGGGTTGCGAGGGAAGAgtgggaaggggatgatgaatTTCCCTGGGGATAGGGTTTGAGGACCACGGCTCTATATTATCTACCTCAACCCATAATGCAGCCCGTCTCGTTGAGTGAGTTAATGATAATTGAATTCCATCATCTCTATAGATCATTCGTAACAGCATAGCTCGATCACACGTAACCAAGCGACGGCGTCTTATTCGGACGAGAAAACACAACCCCAATAAGACAGAAGTGTGCAAAGGACTTGCTCTCACTTTTAAGGAAACTCCCCCggtcctgcttcttctctttcttccttcctttttttcatcCTCTGGTCGACCCAAAAATAAAAGTCCAGATATAGTTGGATAGAATTTTTGACGGTACTtcgttcttctttttaaGGGAGTCATCACACACACCAAAATCCCGAAGGGTGTCAAACATCATAAAGAGATACACAGGGGGGAAATAAACGATATAGTGGGTGGAAAGTGGGACACGAAACGTAAATAGAAAAGGGGAAATAAGATagagagataaaaaagagaaaaaggaatagTGGACCACCTGAACGCCAGCCTGATGCCACTCTGCTTGGTCCCATCATTTCAGGAAGTCCGCACTGCGGCGGAAGATACTACTAACATGAACAGAACCATGAAGAGAACGGTAAAAGGACGAAAGTTTCTTGTTTCGGTATAATTTCAAGAAGTGGGGGGTGTCATTTATTTCGCAACGGCAGCACTATATGATTATCCTGGCGTTAGTGACAAGCAATAGAGATGGGTCGATTGGAAAGGGTATTAGACGAACCTCAGAACTTGCGTGCGGAAGAAAGCACCCTTGGTCTTCTCAATGACCTGCTGGTACACAGACTGCGGGGGGTGGTTCATGATCACAGTGCCCTCCTTGTAGTCGATCTTGGCGTCGACACGAGTGTCGCGGATCAGGTTGACGATCCACttctcaccctcatcctggTTCAGACCCAGACGGGTAGACAGGTCCCTGGAGATATTGGTTAGCACGGTTACGCTCTGGATGTATGTCCTTCGCGTTGGGTAACATACTTGATGTCAATCCGCTGGTGGATCTTGCAGTAGCTCTCGGAGATCAGGTGACGGGCAGCCTCAACGAAGGCATCGGCAGCcgagacgaggaagaagtcgcTCCGCAACACATCCTCAGCCTcacccagcttcttctgggcCTCCTCGAAATCGAAGTCAACGTACAGCGCCTTGACGAAATCGGTGATGGGGTCGGAGTATTCGTAGCCCTCCTGGCGAACAACGCGGATCAGGTCCTTCAGCTGCTTCTGGTAGACGTTGCTGTTCTTGTGGGCACGGTTGCGGTTGGTGatgacggcggcggcgaggTAGCGCAGGATCCAGGGGCAGCTGGtctggatggtgttgatgtaggcgggggagaagaaaaggtcgGTAAGGACATCGCGAGCCGGGTCGtagttgaagaaggggaagagagaccaGTGGATCAACCAGGAGCGGTTCTGGAGCTGACCCAGagggttgttgaagagacgGGTCTCGATGGAGTCCTTGACCTTCTGAACCTCCTCCATAGCACCATCCCAGCTGGTCGTCAGAATCTCCGAGGCGAGCTTACCCCATGTGGCGGAGGCAACcttgtcgttgtcggtggAGAGGACACGGAACTGGTACAGCAGCTCAGCAGCATTGCCGTAGCTACCGCAGCTGTACTGGAAACGACCATAGTCGAAAAGGCTGTTGACCATATCGGCGGTGACACCGTGCTCCTCCTCGAGGAACTTCAAGTTGGCGACCTTGTCGCTGCGCAGGTTGCCGacgacatcctcatcctgcagcagctcGGTGATCTTGGCGCTCTGCTCCTGGTAGTGTTGCAACTTGGCGAGaacctcctctctcttcttgacGAACTCGTCGGGGATGGTGTCGGAGTCGTTAATTTCCTTCCACAGGTTGGCAACATAGTCGGTCATGTTGGTGTGCTTCAACAGCTCGTACTTGGCGCGGATCATCTCCTTGTCATCTTCCTGGGAGCCGGAGCTGAACtcgaggagagggaagaccAGATGGCGGTCGAGGTAGGGGATCAACTTGGGCAGCAGGTCATACTGGTTGGCGATCTCTTCAGCGGTCTTGGGCGGGTGGGCGGCAGCACCGCTGAGAAGGGTCTCAGCGGAAGGAGGAACGTTGGCTGCCATGGTGGGAGAtatagcagcagtagcagcggGGGAGCGGAATAAAttgggggggtggtggaggaggaggggggaggggggaaaaagaggggagggagaaaaaggacaaaaacagaagagaggaagCGATTCACGAACGGAGAGCCTCTCACAATGAGCAGCGGCAGACTTCAAAGTCAGTGTGCGGCGGCTTTTGCGCTGGCGAAAATGTGGGCGAAGGGCTGCTGGGCGCGCTATTCCCTTCTGGGCCTAGCGGAAGGTCTCCGCGCCGAAGCAAGAAATCATCGCTTCATTTCTGCATGTCGTATGTTCGTTCTCTCGCGCTCTCCGGCCCTCATCttgtccccttctcctcccctctccctcttttaAACTCCCTTCTGGGTTGTTCTTCGATTCCCCGGCTGCTAGGAATCGTTCAGGCTGTTTCCGTTGCCTCCCCCTTGACCTCCCCCTTACCAACCCCGATGGCATCCTTCATGCAGTCTCTGCCGGTCTGCTCGGCTTCTCGCAAGCAGTCAACCGCTGTTCCCTTCTATCTGCACAAAGCTTCACAGTCCAGAGTCTCGTCAGGGACGCGtagctccttctcctcgctaTGTTCTTCCGCTAGATTGACCCCCTCTCGTATGTCGCGACCCTTTCCGTCCGTTCCACCCACGGCCTATCCCATCGGGATAGTAAGCGTGGCTGTTCCTGGGCAGCAAATTCCCGAAGGGTATCTAAAAGGATCCGTTGAGCTTTTCCTGACTTGCTCTTAGAACTCACTTCTCGTCACTCCTCCCAAATTATCTCCCAGCCCCAGGTTGCCGCCCAGCAATGTCGGACTTTCCTCGTTCAACTCAAGCGGCAATCTCAGACCCTCAAGGAAACCCCGGTATCGCAACCGCCGCCCAACCTGCAACTCACAAACCTCCCTTATTTCATCCGTCGCACAGCCTCCAACCAACTTCCCGTATATCTCGTCACTAAGGCCGGCGGTACCAAGCAACAAACCAAGCTCCAGAAGACTGAAGGCGATTTGGATGCCCTGAGGAACGATCTGGCGCAGTACCTGGGACTGGAGTCGGGTGACCCCCGCGCTCCCAAGAGCCCAGATGTGACCATTAACCGTCTTAACGGTCACATCATTGTCAAAGTATGTCCTATACGATCCTCCATTTGATCATGACCGAGCTAATCTGGTTGCTTCACTTAGGGCTGGCGCAAACCCGAGATCCTGAAATTCCTTCAGGAACGCAACTTCTAAGCAAAACGACAAGAGTAGGAACCGGAGTCGTCCCTGGATCCCTTTCACTCCTCTTTTACTTTCAATCCTACGTCGGCACCAACTCATTGAACCCATTGATACTGCCACATACACACACTTGTCTATTGTCACGCCTAGCACAGGAAGCGATGGGGGTCCAGGGACAGGACGAAACCACACACTGCAGACTTGgtaacaagaagaagactaaAAAAGGGCCGAACCAGAACGACgggatgaaaagaaaataagcaGTGCATATCTGCAATGGTCAGGGATGATCGATATACTTTGGTTATAATGTCCCCCCCATGACcccattttccttttttccaaATTTCCCTCTACTTACTTTATTCCTCACTTTGTAttacttttctctctcctacTAGTGCTGGTGTTCCTGTCATAACTCCCTTATTTCTGCGGGGCTTCTGTTTTTCTGGctgctgtatgtatgtatgtatactGGCGTGATCTCTACCTTTTCTATTTTCGCTTTTGTTCTATCTCTCAAGTCTACGGCGAACTGCTGCGGGTTCGGTACATGATTACTATCTATTCATCCGAAAGTGGTCttatctcctcttcccttctatctactagctcgtagtagtagtatcagtGGATATAACGTCTTCCGCCATTttactccatccatcttctacttcctcAAGAGAACTAGCGGTATCCTCACTAGCAGCTGATCTCTTGATCATACTACAAGTCATACTACAATCATACTACACGTCATACGATTACACAGGAGATGCCGATACAGGGGTACTACACAGCAACATGCCAGAACTTACCGCCAACTAGCCAACCTAGTAGCCTACGAACTGTTCCTAATTTGGAAAGGCAAAGCTCAGACCAAGAGCGTACTATCAACCAGAATCGGTCGGTCCACTTCAGTTAATGAACCATGATACAGTAGAGTTACCCATTTAGACATCATGCATGATTTTTTTTGTCGCCCGAGGGTATTGAACATTGTACAGCGGTAAAGCACAGAGATACACATTGTCACGCCTCTCTcgattaaagaaaaaaaggttcTTCCCACCGGCGCCTAACACACGAGATCGAGTAAGAGagtaaaaaagagaaaaaaaagaaaaaagggagaaAACGGAGATGTAGATAGTTGTTTACTCAAAGGTTGGAAGTAGAAGACATGACAGAAGCAAACATCAACAAGGCATGTTCTAAGCGTGGCCCAAACATGAAACCTTCGGGTTAACCAGCGCGCTAGAAATGATctcagggaaaaaaaagacccTAACCGTTCCAGAAAGTTACCGCATTCATTCCGCTAGTCGTGCATAAGTTATCAATTGCCGTACCACACCAGGATCTATGTTAGGCATCAACAGTGCGCCAAGCaagctttctttccttgggATGATTCCCGACGGGAACCGTAACGTGGCGTTGGAATCAGCAAGCTTTGACTTCTCAGCTAGTCGACGCAGAATTGCCAGACCCCGATTGATTATGGAGCTGTAAGCAGCAGCCTCCGCTTCGGCTTGACCCCTTGCGGCATGGGATTGGCGGGAGTTGGTGCTCGGTGGAGGAACTCGTTCTGTGCTCAGGAGGCATGAGAGTCGCAGTAGATGAATGGCAAACCCGTCGGTCGACTCCAGCCATGACTTGGCAATAGGTCCATCCGCGAAGCCTGAAAGGATGTCCGCTGCCAATAGGCCTTGCATGAGGAAAACTTTCCGAGCATCCGCTATAGCCAAGGGTTTCCGCGGTTGATCAGGGACCGGGCAAATGGCAAGACCAAAGGCACGGGTCAGCAACTCTTGCTGGATCGAGGCACCATCGCCAGAAAAGATTGCTCTGAAGAATGTCCGGTTGGGCTCATCCCGTGCCAAAAGCTTGGCCAGGCTATCAACCGCTGCCGGTGTGTACTTATGAATAGCGGGGTTGTATGAATTGAACATAATGCCCTCCGAGCTCATAGGACCTGGGAATGGTGCaaaagcaagaaggaaaTGCAGAAGACAAAGTGCTTCTTCCTTGCTTGGTAACTGAATGGTGTGAGCCACGTTGCTGAGGTAAGTGACTGTGTCCTTCATGAAATCCAATGTGTTTTGATGTGTTCTCAGTAGCATATTGCGAGTGCCGAGGTAACGAATGATAGTCGACATGAATTGAACAACCGGAGGAGTAGACAGCATTCCAAAGTTCGACTCGATAAACGAAAAATTGCGTAGTATGGTTGTAATGCAGATGAGCCGGTCGACGGCACGGTCTAGTTCGTAGTCGAGGCTGCCGAATTCTGGTACATCCGCCAAAGATGTCCACTCCGATTGACATCCACGAGTCACTTCTTCATATGAGGATAGAAGCATCATATCAGACACTTCTGCAGCATGCTCCGCGAGAAACTCTGCCTGGTCCTCGGCGCATTCTATTAAGCTCTCCACCAGATCGTCGCAATTATCTAACGATATTTGAATCGCCGGCTCTGAAGATATGGATGTAAGCGTATCCAAGGCCATGCGCATTTCAGCATGGATCCCGGATTTGATGCTCATTGTGAGAGCGTGGATATCAATTACACCCAGCTCAGCAAAACTGGGGACATTAGGCTTCAGC
It contains:
- the GET3 gene encoding ArsA family ATPase (BUSCO:EOG092631UM;~COG:P;~EggNog:ENOG410PG12;~InterPro:IPR025723,IPR027417,IPR027542,IPR016300;~PFAM:PF01656,PF02374,PF13614;~go_function: GO:0005524 - ATP binding [Evidence IEA];~go_function: GO:0016887 - ATPase activity [Evidence IEA]) encodes the protein MSSAVVHSDDLMEPTLQSVVNQKTLRWIFVGGKGGVGKTTTSCSLAIQLAKVRKSVLLISTDPAHNLSDAFGQKFGKEARLVDGYSNLSAMEIDPNGSIQDLLASGEGQGDDPLSGMGVGGMMQDLAFSIPGVDEAMSFAEVLKQVKSLSYEVIVFDTAPTGHTLRFLQFPTVLEKALAKLSQLSSQFGPMLNSILGSRGGLPGGQNIDELLQKMESLRETISEVNSQFKDADLTTFVCVCIAEFLSLYETERMIQELTSYNIDTHAIVVNQLLFPKQSSECEQCNARRKMQKKYLEQIEELYEDFNVVRMPLLVEEVRGKEKLEKFSDMLVNPYVPPEGN
- the INT6 gene encoding eukaryotic translation initiation factor 3 subunit E (COG:J;~EggNog:ENOG410PISD;~InterPro:IPR016650,IPR019010,IPR036390,IPR000717;~PFAM:PF09440,PF01399;~go_component: GO:0005737 - cytoplasm [Evidence IEA];~go_component: GO:0005852 - eukaryotic translation initiation factor 3 complex [Evidence IEA];~go_function: GO:0003743 - translation initiation factor activity [Evidence IEA]), translating into MAANVPPSAETLLSGAAAHPPKTAEEIANQYDLLPKLIPYLDRHLVFPLLEFSSGSQEDDKEMIRAKYELLKHTNMTDYVANLWKEINDSDTIPDEFVKKREEVLAKLQHYQEQSAKITELLQDEDVVGNLRSDKVANLKFLEEEHGVTADMVNSLFDYGRFQYSCGSYGNAAELLYQFRVLSTDNDKVASATWGKLASEILTTSWDGAMEEVQKVKDSIETRLFNNPLGQLQNRSWLIHWSLFPFFNYDPARDVLTDLFFSPAYINTIQTSCPWILRYLAAAVITNRNRAHKNSNVYQKQLKDLIRVVRQEGYEYSDPITDFVKALYVDFDFEEAQKKLGEAEDVLRSDFFLVSAADAFVEAARHLISESYCKIHQRIDIKDLSTRLGLNQDEGEKWIVNLIRDTRVDAKIDYKEGTVIMNHPPQSVYQQVIEKTKGAFFRTQVLSAAVAK
- a CDS encoding mitochondrial 54S ribosomal protein mL49 (COG:S;~EggNog:ENOG410PTBJ;~InterPro:IPR007740;~PFAM:PF05046;~go_component: GO:0005840 - ribosome [Evidence IEA];~go_function: GO:0003735 - structural constituent of ribosome [Evidence IEA];~go_process: GO:0006412 - translation [Evidence IEA]), with product MSYVRSLALSGPHLVPFSSPLPLLNSLLGCSSIPRLLGIVQAVSVASPLTSPLPTPMASFMQSLPVCSASRKQSTAVPFYLHKASQSRVSSGTRSSFSSLCSSARLTPSQLTSRHSSQIISQPQVAAQQCRTFLVQLKRQSQTLKETPVSQPPPNLQLTNLPYFIRRTASNQLPVYLVTKAGGTKQQTKLQKTEGDLDALRNDLAQYLGLESGDPRAPKSPDVTINRLNGHIIVKGWRKPEILKFLQERNF